A window from Zingiber officinale cultivar Zhangliang chromosome 7A, Zo_v1.1, whole genome shotgun sequence encodes these proteins:
- the LOC122001497 gene encoding NADH-ubiquinone oxidoreductase subunit 8 → MAAGIFARQAVQVLRRQSVQVGQAALITRNYSQSFRSGSKSPYITKEDEEEEKLARDIAKDWNSVFERTVNTLFLTELIRGLNLTLKYFFERKVTINYPFEKGPLSPRFRGEHALRRYPTGEERCIACKLCEAVCPARAITIEAEEREDGSRRTTRYDIDMTKCIYCGFCQEACPVDAIVEGPNFEFATETHEELLYDKEKLLENGDRWETEIAENLRSESLYR, encoded by the exons ATGGCGGCGGGAATCTTCGCTCGGCAAGCTGTACAGGTTCTTCGGAGACAATCG GTCCAGGTTGGGCAAGCTGCACTGATAACAAGAAACTACTCACAGTCATTCAGATCAGGCTCCAAATCTCCATATATAACCAAAG aggatgaagaagaagagaagcttgCTAGGGACATTGCTAAGGATTGGAATTCTG TATTTGAGCGTACTGTCAACACTCTCTTTCTCACGGAATTGATTCGCGGTTTAAATTTGACATTAAAATACTTCTTTGAGAGGAAGGTCACG ATAAATTACCCCTTTGAGAAGGGTCCCTTGAGTCCCCGCTTTCGAGGAGAGCATGCCCTCAGGCGTTATCCTACTGGAGAGGAGCGGTGTATTGCTTGCAAGCTTTGTGAAGCG GTCTGCCCTGCAAGAGCAATTACAATCGAAGCTGAAGAACGAGAGGATGGCAGTCGGAGGACTACAAG GTATGATATTGACATGACAAAGTGCATCTACTGTGGCTTCTGCCAGGAAGCCTGTCCTGTTGATGCTATCGTCGAAGGCCCGAACTTTGAATTTGCTACTGAGACTCATGAA GAGCTGTTATACGACAAGGAGAAACTACTCGAGAACGGAGACCGTTGGGAAACTGAGATCGCTGAAAACCTCCGATCAGAGAGCCTTTATCGCTGA
- the LOC122001498 gene encoding uncharacterized protein LOC122001498 isoform X1 — protein MAAARAGVIQILEARLPPSPWIPSRAATIRLEQIVVDEVEEGGGALLSLRSSRRRALLWLALPSLAAVVAPSAASALSLGIPGPKDWLREQKKKSAKFVLAPIEASRETLRSAYGLLSAESQGEKSQEVIRLLNLASRDCVPQQRNTLVQLQSQTGVEVCTFRLVVKNAASLLDKDDLVKLEAEASLDDLIRSFSFLGNMMTDCNFQIETDREKLRDGLIDTISSLDRFEQGIKNCLGV, from the exons ATGGCGGCTGCGAGGGCAGGAGTTATCCAAATACTGGAAGCTCGACTACCTCCATCGCCATGGATTCCCTCTCGCGCCGCCACAATTCGGCTCGAGCAAATAGTAGTAGATGAAGTTGAAGAAGGTGGAGGAGCGCTTCTTTCTCTTAGATCCAGTCGTCGAAGAGCTCTTCTATGGCTTGCCCTCCCCTCCCTCGCGGCCGTCGTTGCCCCCTCCGCGGCCTCGGCCCTCTCCCTCGGCATTC CCGGACCGAAGGACTGGCTAAGAGAACAGAAGAAGAAGTCTGCAAAATTTGTCCTTGCACCAATTGAAGCCTCGAGGGAGACGCTTCGCTCCGCATATGGCCTTCTGAGTG CAGAGTCACAAGGGGAGAAATCTCAGGAGGTTATTAGACTTCTGAATTTGGCATCGAGAGATTGTGTGCCACAGCAAAGGAACACCTTAGTGCAATTGCAATCTCAAACCGGCGTGGAG GTCTGCACTTTTCGATTGGTCGTAAAGAATGCTGCTTCTTTGCTTGATAAGGATGATCTGGTCAAGTTGGAGGCTGAAGCTTCTCTTGATGATCTTATAAG ATCATTTTCATTCCTTGGGAATATGATGACCGACTGCAACTTTCAGATCGAAACTGACAG AGAAAAGTTGAGAGATGGTTTAATAGATACAATCTCTTCACTGGATAGATTTGAGCAGGGCATAAAGAACTGCTTGGGTGTCTGA
- the LOC122001498 gene encoding uncharacterized protein LOC122001498 isoform X2, translating to MAAARAGVIQILEARLPPSPWIPSRAATIRLEQIVVDEVEEGGGALLSLRSSRRRALLWLALPSLAAVVAPSAASALSLGIPGPKDWLREQKKKSAKFVLAPIEASRETLRSAYGLLSESQGEKSQEVIRLLNLASRDCVPQQRNTLVQLQSQTGVEVCTFRLVVKNAASLLDKDDLVKLEAEASLDDLIRSFSFLGNMMTDCNFQIETDREKLRDGLIDTISSLDRFEQGIKNCLGV from the exons ATGGCGGCTGCGAGGGCAGGAGTTATCCAAATACTGGAAGCTCGACTACCTCCATCGCCATGGATTCCCTCTCGCGCCGCCACAATTCGGCTCGAGCAAATAGTAGTAGATGAAGTTGAAGAAGGTGGAGGAGCGCTTCTTTCTCTTAGATCCAGTCGTCGAAGAGCTCTTCTATGGCTTGCCCTCCCCTCCCTCGCGGCCGTCGTTGCCCCCTCCGCGGCCTCGGCCCTCTCCCTCGGCATTC CCGGACCGAAGGACTGGCTAAGAGAACAGAAGAAGAAGTCTGCAAAATTTGTCCTTGCACCAATTGAAGCCTCGAGGGAGACGCTTCGCTCCGCATATGGCCTTCTGAGTG AGTCACAAGGGGAGAAATCTCAGGAGGTTATTAGACTTCTGAATTTGGCATCGAGAGATTGTGTGCCACAGCAAAGGAACACCTTAGTGCAATTGCAATCTCAAACCGGCGTGGAG GTCTGCACTTTTCGATTGGTCGTAAAGAATGCTGCTTCTTTGCTTGATAAGGATGATCTGGTCAAGTTGGAGGCTGAAGCTTCTCTTGATGATCTTATAAG ATCATTTTCATTCCTTGGGAATATGATGACCGACTGCAACTTTCAGATCGAAACTGACAG AGAAAAGTTGAGAGATGGTTTAATAGATACAATCTCTTCACTGGATAGATTTGAGCAGGGCATAAAGAACTGCTTGGGTGTCTGA